The Rhizoctonia solani chromosome 14, complete sequence genome has a segment encoding these proteins:
- a CDS encoding Vegetative incompatibility protein HET-E-1 — protein MPAIRTETRISKATGDATSYHLDRSSEHRTKFPWSQDNLDQWAPPDPSMGWDMGNDQPPITNIYDWHKVITRCDSFQQSKAYAKLLDPSATLDYIPMGQQWKCYWIGRTLRCPIRGYLRWVGSEPPKQPKLMQSTKFFVCRGNVGASVEDVVRAPVLKHTRKLAEWHLDIEEIDPEWWIPISTVREWLAAEIENWKNKLPSGLGGYVDNLTPEDVYYMILEREMSIEDLHDWLKQWAMQAAQNDLSRSISNLAIHELSDEGGHESDLESNKAMNKWNPLDYADGM, from the coding sequence ATGCCTGCCATCAGAACAGAGACCAGGATCTCCAAGGCCACTGGAGATGCCACCTCTTACCACCTTGACAGATCCAGTGAGCACAGGACCAAGTTCCCTTGGTCCCAGGACAACCTGGATCAATGGGCACCCCCAGATCCATCCATGGGCTGGGACATGGGGAATGATCAACCCCCTATCACCAACATCTATGACTGGCATAAGGTCATCACAAGAtgtgactccttccaacaatccaaggcttatgccaaactacttgatccctcagcaacccttgattacataccaatgggTCAACAATGGAAATGCTACTGGATTGGAAGAACCCTACGCTGTCCAATCAGGGGATACCTCCGCTGGGTTGGCAGTGAGCcaccaaaacaacccaaactaaTGCAAAGTACCAAGTTCTTTGTGTGTAGAGGTAATGTGGGTGCCTCTGTGGAGGATGTAGTGAGGGCCCCAGTGCTAAAGCacacaaggaagttggcagagtggcatctagacattgaggaaattgatcctgaatggtggataccaatctcaacagtaagggaatggctggctgcagaaattgaaaactggaaaaacaaactgccatcaggcttaggtggctatgtggacaacctcactcctgaggatGTCTATTACATGATCCTAGAACGCGAAATGAGCATAGAGGATCTACATGactggctcaaacaatgGGCCATGCAAGCAGCTCAGAATGATCTGAGCAGAAGTATATCTAACTTAGCAATCCATGAACTAAGTGATGAAGGAGGACATGAGTCTGACCTTGAAAGTAACAAGGCCATGAACAAATGGAATCCCTTGGATTATGCTGATGGAATGTGA